A single window of Granulibacter bethesdensis DNA harbors:
- a CDS encoding histidine-type phosphatase gives MTLRKVVALVRHSIRSQDIGAPNSLAAPYSPLNWPTYGVSKGSLTATGTAFAKNMGGYYADLYAALGLKAASQCPPTSNGVFVWSDNRTPRTIATGTALLTGAFPGCGLSAHYYQSTSNDPLFYSNQSLTPGTPSLSIAPQMNVMMQIMGAAAGDTYTSSNNPCNSSTNPPSQTTCADVGDYADEFRLQYASGLSVNNIAWGSWSSLGIAKQQILNEIQLYTQWYMADYRAQTNGVANGTFHSENIANQIALALSQVTTPGTSGGPPTARLVLFVGHDSTVQALGSLMNANWTSQDGVSKDSPPVSGLVFELYSDSSGNFFVRPRFIAATLDQMRQNRRLTANGSNNPGNSTLIIPGCTTQSVDRCSASTFISILNTAIASTGITPTTVPYN, from the coding sequence ATGACTCTTAGAAAAGTCGTTGCGCTGGTCCGGCACAGCATACGTTCCCAGGATATAGGTGCTCCAAACAGCCTGGCTGCCCCCTATTCGCCTCTGAACTGGCCGACCTACGGTGTATCCAAGGGTAGCCTGACCGCGACAGGAACGGCCTTTGCCAAAAATATGGGAGGATATTATGCGGATCTGTACGCTGCGCTTGGTTTAAAGGCTGCATCACAATGCCCCCCAACAAGTAATGGGGTTTTTGTGTGGTCCGATAACAGAACACCCCGTACTATAGCGACCGGAACCGCTTTATTAACTGGTGCTTTTCCAGGTTGTGGATTATCAGCGCATTATTACCAATCAACTTCCAATGATCCACTTTTTTATTCCAATCAAAGCCTCACGCCAGGAACACCCAGCCTTAGCATCGCACCGCAGATGAATGTGATGATGCAAATCATGGGAGCCGCGGCTGGAGACACTTATACAAGTTCCAATAATCCTTGTAATTCCTCAACAAATCCTCCTTCGCAAACGACTTGCGCAGATGTCGGCGATTATGCAGATGAGTTCAGACTGCAATATGCTTCCGGCTTGTCAGTCAACAATATTGCCTGGGGCAGCTGGAGTTCCCTTGGCATTGCCAAACAACAGATACTGAACGAAATTCAGCTTTATACTCAATGGTATATGGCTGATTATAGAGCGCAGACGAATGGGGTCGCCAATGGCACCTTTCATTCCGAGAATATCGCCAACCAGATCGCGCTGGCCTTATCACAGGTTACCACGCCTGGAACATCAGGGGGGCCGCCTACTGCACGTCTGGTTCTGTTTGTAGGACACGATTCCACAGTCCAGGCTTTGGGAAGCCTGATGAATGCAAATTGGACCTCTCAGGATGGCGTCAGCAAAGATTCACCTCCTGTCTCCGGTTTGGTTTTTGAACTTTATAGCGATAGTAGCGGCAATTTCTTTGTCCGCCCCCGTTTTATTGCCGCAACACTCGACCAGATGAGGCAAAACCGGCGCCTGACCGCCAATGGCAGCAATAATCCCGGCAACAGCACTCTTATCATTCCCGGTTGCACGACACAGAGTGTCGACAGATGCAGCGCCAGCACATTCATCAGCATATTGAATACCGCCATTGCCAGCACCGGCATCACGCCTACGACGGTGCCATACAACTGA
- a CDS encoding calcium-binding protein produces MTTTTTNSGTISTGIVTVSGSEIYTNTTTGLITVPVTGTEYGAAIVNSGTIINNAASTGATTAVSLNDTGSVAGSATNIDNNQGALIQGTDYGLDIEAASSSLTLSITNQGTILGGAGDGSTNGVAIYGIANTTLVNNTGGVISGDDTGIRLGVPTANTSPVSYSITNYGTITGINNTGIDLASGGTVTNNHGAVIRGYWAGVAMVANSSHNSVTTGGTVITDGTIIGQNNIAIQLAAPVSMEPYSNQVQIGTDAVFEGIVDGGVPASSTVASSALVLMAATSADTNTTGKLSGIGTEFVNFSALSLANGAGWVIDGGLDSIGTVSLGAASALTLAGTGTLTSSQTIAFNNAGSSLRLGAGYALNAGNLQLGQGADTIQVADQSFNLAAGSGALTFIAGSGKSTITGGSGALTFTGGSGASTVISGAGGGTLSGGSDGGNLLVAGGGNTQLRAAGNGDQLFGASHGSSTLIGATSGQVSLVGGAGAAIIVAGSGGGAIYAGSGSSTVFGSNTGALVGTGTGNSLLVNMGRSTIAGETGTSTIFGSQSGQNTVFGGTGTMQLSETGGSNLVMGGGGAMTLFGGVGNDTILTGQGGTMTAFLSGNQNLVGLGSANAMVVAGSGSDVFAVTAGAGGGTTAIYDFDTSKDKIGLFGYQLTEINQNVTNGSLQISLSDHTVITLSGVTNAQGSILTA; encoded by the coding sequence ATGACCACAACCACCACAAATTCCGGAACCATCAGCACAGGAATCGTCACTGTTTCCGGTTCCGAAATATACACCAACACCACCACAGGGCTGATCACTGTTCCAGTAACAGGGACAGAGTATGGTGCCGCCATCGTCAACAGTGGCACCATCATCAACAACGCAGCCAGCACCGGGGCCACGACGGCTGTTTCATTGAATGACACCGGCAGCGTGGCAGGCAGCGCCACCAACATTGATAATAATCAGGGTGCCCTGATTCAGGGGACGGATTATGGGCTGGATATTGAAGCGGCTTCTTCATCTCTAACCCTCAGCATTACCAACCAGGGGACCATTCTCGGCGGGGCCGGAGACGGCAGTACAAATGGCGTTGCCATTTATGGCATTGCCAACACCACTCTGGTGAACAACACAGGGGGCGTGATTTCAGGCGATGATACTGGCATCCGGCTTGGTGTACCTACCGCCAATACCTCTCCCGTTTCTTATAGTATCACCAATTATGGAACCATCACCGGTATCAATAACACCGGGATCGATCTGGCATCCGGTGGCACAGTCACCAATAATCATGGTGCAGTGATCAGGGGGTACTGGGCCGGGGTGGCCATGGTGGCAAACAGTTCCCACAACTCGGTGACAACGGGCGGCACTGTTATCACCGATGGTACAATCATCGGCCAGAATAACATCGCCATTCAGTTGGCGGCGCCGGTTTCTATGGAGCCTTATAGCAATCAGGTACAGATCGGTACCGATGCCGTGTTTGAGGGGATCGTTGATGGCGGCGTCCCCGCCAGCAGCACAGTGGCATCCAGCGCTCTGGTATTGATGGCAGCGACATCTGCCGACACCAACACAACCGGAAAACTCAGCGGCATCGGCACGGAGTTCGTGAATTTCAGTGCTCTTTCGCTCGCCAATGGAGCAGGCTGGGTTATCGACGGGGGGCTGGACAGTATCGGCACCGTCTCACTTGGTGCCGCCTCTGCACTAACGCTGGCTGGTACAGGCACACTCACCTCCAGCCAGACGATTGCGTTCAATAATGCTGGCTCCAGCCTGAGACTGGGGGCCGGATACGCCCTGAATGCCGGGAACCTGCAACTCGGTCAGGGGGCGGATACCATTCAGGTCGCGGATCAGTCTTTCAACCTTGCCGCCGGGAGCGGTGCCCTGACCTTTATTGCCGGCTCGGGAAAAAGCACCATTACGGGAGGTTCCGGTGCCCTGACTTTCACTGGTGGAAGCGGTGCCAGCACCGTCATAAGCGGCGCTGGCGGAGGCACCCTCTCCGGCGGAAGCGATGGCGGCAATCTGCTCGTAGCGGGTGGAGGCAACACGCAACTGCGTGCGGCAGGCAATGGGGATCAGTTGTTTGGTGCCAGCCATGGCAGCTCCACCCTGATCGGTGCAACCAGCGGCCAAGTGAGTTTGGTTGGCGGGGCCGGTGCCGCGATCATCGTTGCCGGCTCAGGCGGGGGGGCCATTTATGCCGGCTCGGGTAGCAGCACCGTATTTGGTAGCAATACAGGGGCATTGGTCGGAACGGGCACCGGCAACAGCCTTCTGGTCAATATGGGGCGCAGCACAATTGCCGGAGAAACCGGCACCAGTACCATATTCGGCAGCCAATCCGGACAGAACACGGTATTCGGCGGAACAGGCACCATGCAACTTTCCGAAACCGGAGGCAGCAATCTCGTGATGGGCGGAGGCGGTGCCATGACCCTGTTTGGTGGCGTCGGCAACGATACCATCCTGACCGGCCAAGGCGGGACCATGACGGCTTTCCTCAGTGGCAATCAGAATTTGGTGGGTCTGGGGAGTGCCAACGCCATGGTCGTCGCAGGCTCAGGCAGCGATGTGTTCGCCGTTACCGCCGGTGCGGGCGGCGGTACGACAGCGATTTATGATTTCGACACCAGCAAGGATAAAATCGGACTTTTTGGCTACCAACTCACCGAGATCAACCAGAACGTCACCAATGGCTCGTTACAGATTTCGCTCTCTGATCATACCGTCATCACCCTGTCCGGCGTGACCAACGCCCAGGGAAGTATCCTGACCGCCTGA
- a CDS encoding GreA/GreB family elongation factor, translating to MSRAFVSEDAMAAQAAEVPERPISDRPNFVTASGLSAIEAEIARLQTALAEEKQSHPEESESRAALARDLRYWLARRASAQLVPPAADDLAGVAFGDTVQLSLGDRTVVYRIVGEDEADPKQGLISYASPLAEALLGAALEEEVTFGAGRPPAMVLKIIR from the coding sequence ATGAGTCGTGCTTTCGTCTCCGAGGATGCGATGGCGGCTCAGGCTGCCGAAGTGCCGGAACGCCCGATCAGTGATCGCCCCAATTTCGTGACTGCCAGCGGCCTGTCAGCGATTGAGGCGGAGATTGCCCGGCTGCAAACGGCTCTGGCGGAAGAAAAACAGTCCCATCCCGAGGAGAGTGAGAGCCGCGCGGCGCTGGCCCGTGATCTGCGGTACTGGCTGGCGCGCCGCGCCTCGGCCCAACTGGTGCCACCTGCAGCGGATGATCTGGCGGGGGTCGCGTTCGGGGATACCGTCCAGCTCAGTCTGGGTGATCGCACCGTGGTCTACCGCATCGTCGGGGAAGATGAGGCCGATCCGAAACAGGGCCTGATCAGCTATGCTTCCCCTCTCGCGGAGGCCCTGCTTGGGGCGGCGCTTGAGGAGGAGGTGACATTCGGCGCAGGCCGTCCGCCAGCAATGGTTCTGAAAATCATCCGCTGA
- the gltX gene encoding glutamate--tRNA ligase, with translation MVHVRFAPSPTGYLHVGNARIAVANALFALRYSGKFTLRLDDTDLERSRDEYAEAIAQDLRWMGIEWADTFRQRDNMDRYEAAAEALKASGRLYPCFESEEELRYKRELRLKQGRAPVYDRAMLKMTPEQRAQAEANGKRPYWRFLLSDRTVSWRDGVLGPRQVKLQAISDPVVIRADGTPLYTFTSVVDDIATGVTHIIRGEDHISNSGVQTDLFEALGKAAPALAHLPLLTDADGGKLSKRIDSLTLRSLARDGIEPVALVSYLARLGSSRDPQPLTLAELAQEFDLDAFSASSARFDGSQLAALNRRTLQTMPFSAVQDRLPQGATEAFWEAVRGNLDMLAEARLWWDVVAGSIVPPVLTDEDNALLKQALPLLPQEPWDTTTWSVWTRAVKEASGRSGRALFRPLRLALTGEEHGPELAALLPLMGAERVWTRLALTSGAMAE, from the coding sequence ATGGTGCATGTTCGTTTCGCGCCCAGTCCGACGGGCTATCTGCATGTTGGTAATGCCCGGATTGCAGTAGCCAATGCGCTGTTTGCGCTGCGCTATTCCGGCAAGTTCACCCTGCGTCTGGACGATACCGATCTGGAACGCTCCCGCGATGAATATGCGGAAGCGATTGCGCAGGATCTCCGCTGGATGGGGATTGAATGGGCCGATACATTCCGCCAGCGCGACAATATGGACCGCTATGAAGCTGCTGCTGAAGCTTTGAAAGCCTCCGGTCGTCTGTATCCCTGTTTCGAGAGCGAGGAAGAACTTCGCTACAAAAGGGAACTTCGTCTGAAGCAGGGACGGGCCCCGGTTTATGACCGTGCCATGCTGAAAATGACGCCGGAGCAGCGTGCACAGGCGGAAGCCAATGGCAAGCGTCCATACTGGCGCTTCCTGTTGTCCGATCGCACCGTTAGCTGGCGCGATGGCGTGCTGGGGCCGCGGCAGGTGAAGTTGCAGGCGATCTCCGATCCGGTGGTGATCCGTGCTGATGGCACGCCGCTTTATACGTTCACCTCGGTGGTGGATGATATCGCAACCGGTGTCACCCACATCATCCGTGGTGAGGATCATATCAGTAATAGCGGTGTGCAGACCGATCTGTTCGAGGCACTCGGCAAGGCGGCGCCTGCGCTTGCGCATCTGCCGCTGCTGACGGATGCGGATGGCGGCAAGCTCTCCAAGCGGATCGACAGCCTGACCTTGCGCAGTCTTGCGCGGGATGGGATCGAGCCGGTGGCGCTGGTTTCCTATCTGGCGCGTCTCGGCTCCTCCCGCGATCCGCAGCCATTGACGCTGGCGGAACTGGCGCAGGAGTTTGATCTGGATGCGTTTTCTGCTTCCTCGGCCCGGTTCGATGGCAGTCAGCTGGCCGCGTTGAATCGCCGCACCTTGCAGACTATGCCGTTCAGCGCCGTGCAGGACCGTTTGCCGCAGGGTGCGACAGAAGCATTCTGGGAGGCTGTGCGCGGCAATCTGGATATGCTGGCTGAGGCGCGTCTCTGGTGGGATGTCGTTGCGGGCAGCATTGTGCCACCGGTTCTGACGGATGAGGATAATGCCCTGCTGAAGCAGGCCCTCCCTCTGCTGCCGCAGGAGCCGTGGGATACCACCACATGGTCTGTCTGGACGCGTGCTGTGAAGGAGGCATCGGGCCGCTCGGGCCGGGCCTTGTTCCGCCCGCTCCGTCTGGCACTGACAGGGGAAGAGCATGGGCCGGAACTGGCCGCTCTGCTGCCTCTGATGGGGGCTGAACGTGTGTGGACCCGCCTCGCTCTGACATCGGGAGCCATGGCGGAATGA